ATCTTTTCCTTGGCGCGCCGGGAGCGTCGCTGCTTCTGCCGCCTTAACTTGTCAACGCGCGCTTTTTCCGCTGCCACAATCCCCGTTTTTATTTTTTCGATGCGGTCCAAAAGGATGCGTCGCGCCCGAAAACGGTTCATCACCTGGGACCTTTCCTGCTGACATTTGACGGAAAGCCC
This genomic window from Deltaproteobacteria bacterium contains:
- a CDS encoding peptide chain release factor-like protein gives rise to the protein MNISPEKELALRQRMERLGVLESDLRETFIRSSGPGGQKVNKTSSCVFLVHLPTGLSVKCQQERSQVMNRFRARRILLDRIEKIKTGIVAAEKARVDKLRRQKQRRSRRAKEKML